From the genome of Oscillatoria sp. FACHB-1407, one region includes:
- a CDS encoding energy transducer TonB — MVQLPDATDSIQPTTSRRHIESPHLWTAAIAGSIGAHLLLLAFTVPLVAKVDSSQSSTANVPVELIDLDATGANSGNAAETPNTTAIATPNTTQSSPDSSSPPESTFPSNSTSVLPDTPTESPQDSRNTPQSTVDDGSQRTPSGSSSPQPNNSTTGDSPQGNPQENQGNPQENQGNQSNTAPSEQTTPTQPPGNSGTSQPSGGTVGEGSDLPGVSISQNPVPASFVASVTASSIPASENPRDLPDQNAAPLTQSQEFLSDPAQSACIITPEVTRYFGETVSMQVVIDDQGQVAETVVRTPLIESQEYTDLAQCLVKTWQFKPAMSGGQPIYSDNLIVSITISQ, encoded by the coding sequence ATGGTACAACTACCCGACGCGACCGACTCAATCCAGCCAACCACTTCAAGACGACACATCGAATCCCCTCACCTCTGGACGGCAGCGATCGCAGGGTCAATTGGTGCTCATCTGCTGTTACTAGCATTTACAGTGCCTCTGGTTGCTAAGGTTGACTCTTCTCAGTCCAGCACTGCCAATGTTCCCGTTGAATTAATCGATTTGGACGCCACAGGTGCTAATTCAGGGAATGCGGCTGAGACACCAAATACAACAGCGATCGCCACTCCCAACACGACTCAGTCATCCCCCGATTCATCCTCACCTCCAGAATCGACCTTTCCCAGTAATTCAACTAGCGTTCTTCCCGATACTCCGACCGAGTCTCCCCAAGATTCTAGAAACACACCCCAAAGCACTGTGGATGACGGCTCTCAACGCACGCCATCCGGTTCATCCTCACCCCAACCCAATAACTCCACCACAGGCGACTCACCCCAGGGAAACCCTCAAGAGAACCAGGGAAACCCTCAAGAGAACCAGGGCAATCAAAGTAACACGGCACCCTCTGAGCAAACAACTCCAACCCAACCCCCAGGCAATTCAGGAACTAGCCAACCATCCGGGGGAACGGTCGGTGAAGGGTCTGACTTACCTGGAGTTTCGATCAGCCAAAATCCCGTACCTGCCAGCTTTGTAGCGAGTGTCACGGCTTCCTCCATTCCGGCTAGCGAAAACCCCAGAGATCTGCCTGATCAAAACGCAGCACCCCTAACCCAAAGTCAGGAATTTTTGTCTGATCCAGCCCAATCTGCCTGCATCATCACCCCTGAGGTGACTCGTTATTTTGGCGAAACAGTTTCGATGCAAGTAGTGATTGACGATCAAGGGCAAGTAGCAGAGACGGTCGTGCGAACACCCCTGATCGAAAGCCAGGAGTACACTGACCTAGCCCAATGCCTGGTGAAAACCTGGCAGTTTAAACCCGCTATGAGCGGCGGACAACCTATTTATAGTGACAACTTAATTGTGTCGATCACAATCAGTCAGTAA
- a CDS encoding ribulose bisphosphate carboxylase small subunit — protein sequence MAYYISPGFLDKLSVHITKNYLNIPGVKVPLILGIHGRKGEGKSFQCELVYERMGVEVVHVSAGELESPDAGDPARLLRLRYREAGELVKVRGKMAVLMINDIDAGIGRVDQYTQYTVNTQLVNATLMNIADNPTNVQLPGSYELEPNPRIPIILTGNDFSTLYAPLIRDGRMEKFFWEPDHADRIGIVSGIFEVDSITRSDVETLVKTFEDQSIDFYSALRSRLYDEQVRKLIDEVGLEKISFRVVNSNEPPPEFHKPDFSLPHLIEMGNRLVREQQRIRELRLVEEYNQAFQNRRLGDVDRPAPVQTPRENKQPAPVGSPQPESAAKGQYFTYYGDERKPEPTHRANGQSQSHRSPADNSSSARKQANPVGNASANQDASAEVSRLINQGSRLGIEYVDRRRFRTGSWQVFGTFQNQQEAIAALNQCLSEHPDDYIRLVGIDPTSRRRVTETIVQRPNGKG from the coding sequence ATGGCTTACTATATCTCTCCCGGCTTTTTAGACAAGCTCTCAGTTCATATCACCAAAAACTATTTAAATATTCCCGGTGTGAAAGTTCCCCTGATTTTGGGCATTCACGGACGCAAAGGCGAGGGAAAATCCTTTCAGTGTGAACTGGTGTATGAACGCATGGGCGTTGAGGTCGTGCATGTGTCAGCGGGTGAGCTAGAAAGCCCTGACGCAGGTGATCCGGCGCGGTTGCTGCGATTGCGCTACCGGGAAGCGGGTGAACTGGTGAAGGTGCGTGGCAAGATGGCGGTGTTGATGATTAATGATATCGATGCTGGGATTGGTCGAGTGGATCAATACACGCAATACACCGTCAACACGCAGTTGGTGAACGCGACGTTGATGAACATTGCTGACAATCCAACGAACGTACAGCTTCCAGGAAGTTATGAGCTAGAACCCAATCCACGCATTCCCATTATCCTGACCGGAAATGATTTCTCAACGCTGTATGCGCCCCTGATCCGCGATGGGCGGATGGAGAAATTCTTTTGGGAACCCGATCACGCCGATCGCATTGGGATTGTCAGCGGCATTTTTGAGGTGGATTCCATAACCCGTTCTGACGTCGAGACGTTGGTAAAAACGTTTGAGGATCAGTCGATTGACTTTTATAGTGCGTTGCGATCGCGCCTCTACGACGAACAGGTGCGAAAGCTGATTGACGAGGTTGGGCTGGAGAAAATTTCCTTCCGTGTGGTGAATAGCAACGAACCCCCACCAGAGTTTCACAAACCCGACTTTAGTCTGCCGCACCTGATCGAGATGGGCAATCGATTAGTGAGAGAACAGCAACGCATTCGAGAATTGCGATTGGTCGAGGAATATAACCAGGCGTTTCAAAACCGACGATTGGGGGATGTAGATCGTCCTGCCCCAGTGCAAACTCCCAGGGAAAACAAACAACCCGCTCCGGTGGGTTCTCCGCAACCAGAATCTGCCGCGAAAGGGCAATACTTTACCTATTACGGAGACGAGCGCAAACCAGAGCCGACCCATCGAGCGAACGGACAATCACAGTCACACCGTAGCCCAGCGGACAACTCCAGTTCTGCGAGAAAACAAGCCAATCCCGTGGGGAATGCCTCGGCGAATCAAGACGCCAGTGCAGAGGTTAGCCGATTGATCAACCAGGGCAGTCGTTTGGGGATTGAGTATGTCGATCGCCGTCGCTTTCGGACGGGTTCCTGGCAAGTCTTCGGCACGTTCCAAAACCAGCAAGAGGCGATCGCTGCCCTCAACCAATGCCTGTCAGAGCACCCCGACGATTATATTCGCCTTGTCGGAATTGACCCCACAAGTCGTCGCCGCGTGACAGAAACGATCGTGCAACGACCCAATGGGAAAGGGTGA
- a CDS encoding CPBP family intramembrane glutamic endopeptidase, whose amino-acid sequence MSLLKSALTEAPALLTIAVFFGIWTIAWLPIAIPLAIALKWRPPQPITPTQKLPLLASLYILAPLMLWGVATVQGESFAAYGLPWDITVLLSGGVGLIAGALSLGGLFALQWGLGWIKWQIDPAQSPISLTTALSTLALGIWVSLTEEVIFRGFLVNQLQQDYSPWIAAAIASGIFAVLHLLWEGAEQLPQLPGLWLLGMVLVLARWADNGNLGLAVGLHAGWIWAIATLDSTQSLTYPNPAIAWITGSNGKPLSGLVGLVFLVIVGAILWFTLDLHDFLKA is encoded by the coding sequence ATGTCGCTCCTGAAATCCGCCCTGACTGAAGCCCCCGCATTGCTGACCATCGCTGTTTTCTTTGGCATCTGGACGATCGCCTGGTTGCCGATTGCGATTCCTCTGGCGATCGCGCTGAAGTGGCGACCTCCTCAACCGATTACTCCCACTCAAAAACTGCCTCTGCTGGCATCCCTCTACATCCTGGCTCCACTGATGTTGTGGGGTGTGGCAACGGTGCAAGGGGAATCTTTCGCGGCGTATGGTTTGCCGTGGGATATCACTGTGTTGCTCTCTGGTGGAGTTGGCTTGATCGCTGGAGCCTTGAGCCTAGGGGGATTGTTTGCTCTGCAATGGGGGTTGGGCTGGATTAAGTGGCAGATAGACCCTGCTCAAAGTCCCATCTCTCTGACCACTGCACTCTCAACTCTGGCATTGGGCATTTGGGTCAGCCTCACCGAAGAAGTGATCTTTCGCGGTTTTCTAGTCAATCAACTGCAACAGGACTACTCACCCTGGATAGCCGCCGCGATCGCCAGTGGGATCTTTGCCGTGCTACACCTCCTCTGGGAAGGTGCAGAACAACTGCCCCAACTGCCGGGGTTATGGTTACTGGGGATGGTGCTCGTGCTGGCACGCTGGGCAGACAACGGCAATTTAGGATTGGCAGTAGGGCTTCATGCCGGGTGGATCTGGGCGATCGCCACCCTCGATTCAACCCAATCGCTGACGTACCCCAATCCAGCGATCGCCTGGATAACCGGATCAAATGGCAAACCCCTTTCGGGACTCGTAGGACTTGTCTTTCTGGTCATCGTCGGCGCAATCCTTTGGTTCACGCTTGACCTTCACGATTTTCTCAAGGCTTGA
- a CDS encoding ribulose bisphosphate carboxylase small subunit, translating into MKTLPKERRFETFSYLPPLSDSQIARQIQYTLDQGFIPAVEFSESSEPTQYYWTMWKLPLFNASTPQEVLNEVQQCRSEYSNNYIRVVAFDNIKQCQVMSFIVHKPNSGGYRY; encoded by the coding sequence ATGAAAACTCTACCTAAAGAGCGTCGTTTTGAGACTTTTTCTTACTTGCCTCCGTTGAGCGACTCCCAAATCGCTCGCCAGATTCAATACACTCTCGACCAGGGCTTTATCCCTGCGGTTGAGTTCAGCGAAAGCTCTGAGCCTACCCAGTACTACTGGACAATGTGGAAGTTGCCTCTGTTCAACGCCAGCACTCCTCAAGAAGTGTTGAATGAAGTACAACAGTGCCGTTCTGAGTACTCCAACAACTACATTCGGGTTGTGGCATTTGACAACATCAAGCAGTGCCAGGTGATGAGCTTTATCGTTCACAAGCCTAATTCTGGTGGCTACCGCTACTAA
- a CDS encoding MFS transporter gives MVNRGKLNVFLLAACQALAMTGNIVLFTTAAIVGNILAEDKTLATLPLAIQQAATMVATIPASLFMKRVGRQAGFMTGVVIGLIGVSLGAYAIFTGQFILFCLATLLFGVFNGFVTFYRFAAADVAPEGFRSQAIAFVVAGGIIAALAGPSLATGAKDWFEREFAGGFVAIALLQIVSLALLAAVNIPAALSEQERKAKGRPLGAIVRQPVFIVAVLGSMFGYGVMALVMTATPLAMVSFSHDFAAAATVIQWHVLGMFVPSIFTGYLIARFGVLNVILSGIVLNAFCFVVNLSGTHILHFGGGLLLLGIGWNFMYVGSTTLLTEAYTPAEKAKTQATHDFLMFAFVAFATFLSGGLLNYWSWAGVNYVGALMMLVVLSATLWLRWQRSRSVVKTTV, from the coding sequence ATGGTGAATCGGGGAAAGCTCAATGTATTTTTGCTGGCGGCGTGTCAGGCGTTGGCGATGACTGGGAATATCGTGCTGTTTACTACAGCGGCGATCGTCGGCAATATTTTGGCAGAGGATAAAACGCTGGCGACGTTACCTCTGGCGATTCAGCAAGCCGCGACCATGGTGGCAACGATTCCTGCCTCCCTGTTCATGAAGCGGGTGGGGCGGCAAGCCGGATTTATGACAGGAGTGGTCATTGGGTTAATCGGCGTGAGTCTGGGAGCCTACGCCATTTTTACGGGGCAATTTATCTTGTTTTGCCTCGCTACGCTACTCTTTGGGGTCTTCAATGGCTTTGTCACCTTTTATCGGTTTGCCGCTGCTGATGTTGCCCCGGAAGGGTTTCGCAGTCAGGCGATCGCCTTTGTTGTAGCGGGTGGCATCATTGCGGCTCTAGCGGGACCGAGCCTCGCAACTGGAGCAAAGGACTGGTTTGAGCGGGAGTTTGCTGGGGGATTTGTGGCGATCGCCCTACTCCAAATTGTCTCGCTGGCTCTGTTAGCGGCAGTCAACATTCCCGCTGCACTGAGTGAGCAAGAACGCAAAGCCAAAGGACGACCCTTGGGGGCGATCGTGCGTCAACCCGTCTTTATTGTGGCGGTGCTGGGCAGTATGTTTGGCTATGGCGTCATGGCACTGGTGATGACCGCAACCCCACTGGCGATGGTGAGTTTCTCCCATGATTTTGCGGCAGCGGCAACGGTTATCCAATGGCATGTCCTGGGCATGTTTGTGCCCTCCATCTTTACAGGCTATCTAATTGCTCGATTTGGCGTGCTCAATGTCATCCTCAGCGGCATTGTGTTGAATGCCTTCTGTTTTGTCGTGAACCTCTCTGGCACGCACATCCTGCATTTTGGCGGTGGGTTGCTACTGTTGGGCATCGGTTGGAACTTTATGTACGTGGGAAGTACAACTCTGCTGACCGAGGCATATACCCCTGCCGAGAAAGCCAAAACTCAAGCCACCCATGACTTTTTAATGTTTGCCTTCGTTGCCTTTGCCACCTTTCTATCGGGAGGCTTACTCAACTACTGGAGTTGGGCAGGGGTGAACTATGTCGGTGCGTTGATGATGCTCGTTGTCCTCAGTGCCACACTGTGGTTGCGGTGGCAGCGATCGCGCTCAGTCGTCAAAACCACTGTCTAA
- a CDS encoding LysR family transcriptional regulator: protein MNLSQLRAIVTVADCKNFSEAALLLNVNQSSVSYAIAALEDELGVPLFMRGRHGATVTPAGEKITRYAREVLQLIELMQREANLQKSLQGGQVRVAAFRSVATHVLPRIIAQFRQEFPAVELQLVEGNHDNEVATALREHRADIGFMELPAPDEFDTWEFMRDEYLVLLPPGVTPRCDLLTWSELAALPLILPPAQYACDIALHKHLEAVAPPLNVAHIINQDSTIVNMVRQGLAAAILPRLAAEPIPESIQVCSLPVPFERVIGVATLSNKLHVPAVFAFLKLLKLEPHQALRKS, encoded by the coding sequence ATGAACCTCTCTCAGCTTCGAGCGATCGTGACAGTCGCCGACTGCAAAAACTTTAGTGAAGCCGCTCTCTTGCTGAACGTTAACCAGTCTTCAGTGAGTTATGCGATCGCCGCTCTAGAAGATGAGTTGGGTGTGCCGTTATTTATGCGAGGTCGGCATGGAGCAACGGTCACTCCGGCAGGTGAAAAGATTACTCGCTATGCGCGAGAAGTGTTGCAACTGATCGAGTTGATGCAGCGAGAGGCAAACCTGCAAAAGAGTTTGCAGGGTGGACAGGTACGAGTTGCAGCATTTCGGAGTGTGGCGACTCATGTGCTGCCGAGGATTATTGCTCAGTTTCGTCAGGAGTTTCCCGCAGTCGAGCTACAACTGGTTGAGGGTAATCACGATAACGAAGTCGCAACAGCCTTGCGGGAGCACCGAGCTGATATTGGCTTTATGGAACTTCCTGCACCTGATGAATTTGATACCTGGGAATTCATGCGCGATGAATATCTAGTATTGTTGCCGCCCGGTGTCACTCCCCGATGCGACTTGCTGACCTGGAGTGAGTTGGCTGCCTTACCGCTTATTCTGCCACCTGCTCAGTATGCCTGTGATATCGCCCTGCATAAGCATTTGGAGGCAGTTGCTCCGCCATTGAATGTGGCGCACATCATCAATCAAGATTCCACCATTGTGAATATGGTGCGACAGGGGTTAGCTGCTGCAATCTTGCCAAGACTGGCAGCAGAACCGATTCCAGAGAGCATTCAAGTGTGTTCGTTGCCTGTTCCCTTTGAGCGAGTGATTGGAGTAGCAACCCTCTCAAATAAACTGCATGTTCCGGCTGTGTTTGCGTTTCTGAAGTTGTTGAAACTTGAGCCTCATCAAGCCTTGAGAAAATCGTGA
- a CDS encoding form I ribulose bisphosphate carboxylase large subunit — translation MSYSQTRTQAKAGYKAGVQDYRLTYYTPDYTPKDTDILAAFRVTPQPGVPPEEAAAAVAAESSTGTWTTVWTDLLTDLDRYKGRCYDIEPVRGEDSQFIAYIAYPLDLFEEGSVTNLLTSLVGNVFGFKALKALRLEDLRIPVAYLKTFQGPPHGIQVERDKINKYGRPLLGCTIKPKLGLSAKNYGRAVYECLRGGLDFTKDDENINSQPFQRWRDRFLFVADAIHKAQGETGEIKGHYLNVTAATCEEMLKRAEFAKELKMPIIMHDFLTAGFTANTTLAKYCRDNGLLLHIHRAMHAVIDRQKNHGIHFRVLAKCLRMSGGDHIHTGTVVGKLEGDKAITLGFIDLLRENYIERDPSRGVYFTQDWASMPGVMAVASGGIHVWHMPALVEIFGDDSVLQFGGGTLGHPWGNAPGATANRVALEACVQARNEGRDLYREGGDIIREACKWSPELAAACELWKEIKFEFEAVDTV, via the coding sequence ATGTCTTATTCACAAACGAGAACCCAGGCAAAAGCCGGGTATAAGGCTGGGGTTCAAGATTATCGCTTAACGTACTACACGCCAGACTACACGCCCAAAGATACTGACATTTTGGCGGCGTTCCGGGTGACTCCCCAACCCGGTGTTCCTCCCGAAGAAGCAGCCGCAGCAGTTGCCGCTGAGTCTTCTACAGGTACGTGGACAACAGTATGGACGGATTTGTTGACTGACCTCGATCGCTACAAAGGTCGTTGCTATGACATCGAACCTGTTCGGGGTGAAGACAGCCAGTTCATCGCCTACATCGCCTATCCCCTCGATTTGTTTGAAGAAGGCTCCGTTACCAACCTGTTGACCTCTCTGGTCGGAAACGTATTCGGATTCAAAGCCCTGAAAGCTCTGCGTTTGGAAGACTTGCGGATTCCTGTCGCTTACCTCAAGACGTTCCAGGGCCCTCCTCACGGCATTCAAGTTGAGCGCGACAAGATTAACAAATATGGTCGTCCTCTGCTGGGTTGTACCATCAAACCTAAACTCGGTTTGTCTGCTAAGAACTACGGTCGTGCCGTTTATGAGTGTTTGCGCGGCGGTCTAGACTTCACCAAAGACGACGAAAACATCAACTCTCAGCCTTTCCAACGCTGGCGCGATCGCTTCCTGTTTGTTGCTGACGCAATCCACAAAGCTCAGGGCGAAACAGGTGAAATCAAAGGTCACTACCTCAACGTGACGGCTGCAACCTGCGAAGAGATGCTGAAGCGGGCTGAGTTTGCAAAAGAACTCAAGATGCCCATCATCATGCATGACTTCTTGACTGCTGGTTTTACTGCCAACACCACTCTGGCGAAGTATTGCCGCGACAATGGTCTGTTGCTCCACATCCACCGAGCGATGCACGCGGTTATTGACCGTCAGAAGAACCACGGGATTCACTTCCGCGTTTTGGCGAAGTGCTTACGGATGTCTGGTGGTGACCACATCCACACTGGAACTGTTGTGGGCAAATTGGAAGGTGACAAAGCAATCACCCTCGGTTTCATCGACCTGCTCCGTGAAAACTACATCGAGCGTGACCCGTCTCGCGGTGTTTATTTCACTCAAGACTGGGCTTCTATGCCTGGTGTGATGGCGGTTGCGTCCGGTGGTATCCACGTATGGCACATGCCTGCTCTGGTTGAAATCTTCGGTGATGACTCCGTTCTCCAGTTCGGTGGTGGCACCCTGGGTCACCCCTGGGGTAACGCTCCTGGTGCAACTGCTAACCGGGTTGCATTGGAAGCTTGCGTTCAAGCTCGTAACGAAGGTCGTGACCTCTATCGTGAAGGTGGCGATATCATCCGTGAAGCTTGTAAGTGGTCTCCTGAACTGGCTGCGGCTTGCGAACTCTGGAAAGAAATCAAGTTCGAGTTCGAGGCAGTTGATACCGTCTGA
- the rcbX gene encoding RuBisCO chaperone RbcX: MDLKQIAKDTSKTVISYLTYQALQTVLAQLRETDPPLALWLHQFSSREKIQNGEAYLQALFQERQAIAFRILTVREYLATEICDFLPEMVRTGIQQANLQQRTEQLERMTQLDVAVPSSHPDHQSGSEEPEVND; encoded by the coding sequence ATGGATCTCAAGCAGATTGCGAAAGATACATCCAAGACTGTCATCAGTTACCTGACCTATCAGGCACTGCAAACTGTGCTGGCTCAACTGAGAGAAACTGACCCGCCATTAGCCCTTTGGCTGCATCAGTTCTCCTCCAGGGAAAAAATCCAGAATGGTGAAGCCTATCTTCAGGCTTTATTTCAAGAGCGACAGGCGATCGCTTTTCGGATTTTGACTGTACGGGAATACCTGGCAACTGAAATCTGTGATTTTTTACCAGAGATGGTTCGTACAGGCATTCAGCAAGCTAATTTGCAGCAACGCACTGAGCAGTTGGAGCGCATGACTCAATTGGATGTAGCTGTTCCCAGCAGTCACCCCGATCATCAATCTGGTTCCGAGGAACCAGAAGTTAACGATTAA